DNA from Stutzerimonas decontaminans:
TCGGCACGTCTGGCCAGCTCAGGCGCCTCCTGATGGAGTGTCTCGCGTGGCAGGCCCACCGCTCCGAACAGCCTCGCCAGGCCCTGCTGGGCACGCCGTTGCACCCAGTCCAGCGCAGAGCCTTGCGGGTCGGCATCGAGCAGGATTACGGTCTTGCCGCGTCGTGCCAGCTCGCCGGCGATATGGGTGGCCAGGGTGGTCTTGCCGACCCCGCCCTTCTGGTTGAGCAGGGCGAGGATCATGACCCGGCCTCCACGTGTGCGTGCCAACCGGCGCGGATGATCCGGGTAGCCTCGATCCCACAACAACAAGTTAGAGATTCTGTGTTAGTTAAGTTAAGGCACGCCGCAGGCCGCGCGTTTGCTGGTTTGCATCCAATTCGGTGCGCCTGATAGCACGATAGGCCTGCGCCTGATGGCACGAGTGTATTTGCGCCTGATAGCACGACGGGTTTCACAGCTTGTCCCCGGCTTATCCCCGTGCCGCCTACGGCACGGGCCTGAACGCCAGCAGCTCGGTGGAAGGGTCCATCCGCACGATGTCCAGCTGGTAGCCGGGCAGGGACTGGCGGGCGACCAGTGCACGAAGATCGAGGGCAAAGTCCGAGTAGCGGGCAGCACTGCCAGACTTTCGGTGCAGGTGCCTGAAGTCGAATTGCCAACCCTCCGGCTGGTGCCCGCCGTGCTTGCGCACGAGGCGATAGAGCCAGCGCTCGATCCCGCCGGTCAGCCGGAAATACGCCCGGTCGATGGTCAAGACGAGGGCGCGATCCAGCACGCCGGCATAGAACCAGTCCGGCAGGATCAACTCGATACCCAGGGGCTTGCCATCGGCATTGGCCAGCTCCTTCCACTCGTTGATCCATGAAAAGCGATGCAGCCGGCGTCCGGAGGTCTCGCGTATCGACGTCGCAACGCTCGTGGTCTGTAGCCGATCCAGGGCAGCCTTCAGCCGCAGATAGTCGCGCCGGGAGGTGCCACGCCCGATGAAGCGCAGGATCTCGTAGGGCGTCGCCCTGATCAGGCGGGACGTCGCAATTCCCGCATCGCGCGCCTCGACAATCTGGCTGGCGGCCCAGATCAGGATATCCGCATCCCATATCGTCGCGATGCCATGCTCGTGCGTGCCTTCCACGCGTACCGTCACGCTCCCGGAGCGAAAGTCGATCGGCACCGTGCGACGCGATTTGCCGAGCGAGAAGAAGGGGTGCGCCATCAGGTCCTGGGCATCGCGCGGGGCCATGTCGCCGGGCAGGGCACGAAACGGGGCTAGCGGCCGTTCCTGGGCAGGCGGCTCGGAACGTCCGCTCATCGGTATCGAGCGTCTCAACGTTCATGGCGCGCACCTCCGCAGTGATGCTGCAGATATTCGGGGTCGAAGGTGGTCTCGAAGCTGCGCACGTCGGCCCATGCCTGCAGATCGGCCAGGGCATACATGACGCGCCGGCCAAACTTGCGAAAGCGCGGCCCACCCCCGATGACACGCTGCTTTTCCAGGGTGCGTGGTGAAAGCCGAAGGAAGACCGCGGCCTCAGCATTGTTGAGGTAGGTCGGGTGATCCGGCGCCGAAGCCCTGGGCAATCTTGGCGCGACCGGTTGGCCAGGCAGGGTTTGCCGGTCATGGTCGGTAGAAGAGGGCGCAGCGTGGTGAGGTTGGAGGGACATGGGCAGGTCTCCTGTAAATGGAGGCCTACCCTGTGCCGATCAGCCCGTGCCGATCATGCCGGACTGGGTCTCGGACCAGACGGCAACGCGGCACAAAACCAATTGCAGCGTGCCTGGTCCGATTGCTGCGTCACAACGCCAACCGGGCAGACATGGTGATCGACGTTGCCCGCATGTCCTGCAAGCGGGTGCGACGCATGCACTTTTAACAGAAGCGAAATTGCGCATTTCAGTAGAACTGCAATTACTGAAATGCGTATACACACAAAGCCGCAAATGTGCGTTCGCGTACTGTGCTGCTAATAGTAAATACGCCTTTACGTTTTCGTCTTAATACGGGGCGGAAGTTGATTTACCGTGGCGTCTTCTGGTTATCCACTAGTGGCCGTGTTAGTTTGCCCGCGGTATATCGCCAGGCCAATTATGTTTTATGGCTTTGAAGAGGAAAATGATGAGCAAGATCGCCGAGTACAAACGCCTTGAAGCCCAACTTGCCGAGCAACTCGCGGCGCTGGACAAGCTCAAGACCGATGGCCAACTGAAACGGGAAATGGAGTTTGAAGACAAGCTCAAGGCCCTGATCAACGAGTACGGTTTCAATGCCCGCACCGTCCTCGATATCCTCGACCCGGCGTCGGCCGGGGATGTAGCGCCCGCCGGCCGCCGTCGCGCCCGTGAAATTAAGAGGTATACCAACCCGCACACCGGTGAGGTGGTCAAAACCAAGGGTGGTAACCATAGGGTCCTCAGCGCCTGGAAAAAACAGTACGGCGCCGAGGCGGTGAAGTCCTGGGTCGCCTGAACGAAAGTTTCCGCTAGTTTGCCAACAGTTGCTCCAGGCGCAGACCAACTTGCTTGGCCTGCGCTGCCATGTCGGCGATATACTCGATCAGCTTATCGAGTGTTATCAGTTCAGCCGCCGGCAATTGGTCCTTCATTCCAAGCAACTTGATGGTTGCCTCGTCCCGACGCTGTCGCGACGAGTACTCGATGTTGATTAGCTCATTGATCATCGCCTGCACCAGGACGGCCTCGTGGCCGCGGAAACGACTTTCGAGCAACTCGTCGAGCTTTTCCACGACAGCCATGACGTGCGCGACCGTATCGACCGCCCGCAGCAGATGGATCCTGATTTCATCCTGCATCGCCGGATGAAAGCGCATCCTGCCCAACGCGACGAGACGGGCGAATTCACTGGCGCCGTGGGCCAGGCTGTTCTGCGCCCGCAGCAGATCGAGCACATCGCTGCGCGGGATTGGCATGAAAAGCGTGCTCGGCAAGTGCAGGCAGACATCCCGCGACACCCGCTCGCTTTCCTGGCTGAGTTCCCGGACCTGCTGCTCGATCAGCTGTACGCGCTGCCAGTCCTCGTCGAGGGCGCTGCGCAGCAGGGGAAGCAGCAACTGGACCGCACCATGCACTTGCTCAAATTGGCAGCGCAACTGCTTGAACGGGGAGCGGGCTACCAGACCGCACAGGGCTTTCTCGGGCATGTCGCTGGCCTCGGTGATTGGCGATGGCGATGTATTGAAGGCCGTGGCGCATTGCAATTGGATGACACCGCCACCGGGTGTGCGAGGCGGCGGCGCTCAGGGGACAGGTTGCGGACCTCGTAAGCGTCCACAGGTGACCCGCTAGTTGGCGTGGAAAACGTGCACCTGCTCGAAGCCCGTTTCGATGGTGAACACGTCGCCGCCGTATTCCATGTCGCGCGCTATGGCCTGGTAGTCGATATACGGCGCGAGGTGCTCAGGGATATCGGTTGTTTGCTCGGTCACGTCCTGGGCGTAGTCAGCGAGGGAGGTATAGCAGCCGCAGTAGTTTTCTTCGATGGCAACGCGTGCTGGTTCCACCTCGCCAAAGTAGGCCAGCAGAGCGCCGGCTAGCTCGGGATGCGCTTCGATCAGGCAGGCAATCTCGTGTATGGCCTGGAGCGACTCGTATTCCCCCGGGCGGTAACCGTCGAAACCCTCATGGTCGTGAATCGCGTATTCCTCAGCGCCAGGGACCGGGGATGCTCGGAGCATCGACTCGATCTGCTTCTGAATCTCATGCAGGGGTTGGGTCGCCTCAACCCACACGCCGTGTAGATGCCCGGCATTGTAGGCAGCGAGATCGGCAAGGTAGATCCGGATGGGCTTGCTCATGCTTGCGCTCCTTGTCTGGAAGGTTCTGCGCGTTTCGCCGCGCATGAACCCCTGCCGACTAGGGCGACTAAGGCCGTCGTGAAAAAATCAGGAAAAATCGCGGAGGCTCCGCCCAGCGCAGCGGCCGGGTGGAAACCGTCTATTTATCTTGATTTTGAGGGGGCAAGAACCCCTGCCTTTGGCGTTTGAACTCTGCCCTCAATGCTCCCGCGTACGCCTTCACAGTTGCAGTCACCATTTGAGCGTCAACCGCCTTGCTCGGTCGCCGATGGGCTACTGCCGCACGGGCATGAGCAAACTGATCGCCGCCTGCGCCCGGGCGCTTTCGTGATAGCGAAATAGATAGTCGCCACCACTGCTAAGGATCCTCCCGCTGCCGCCTTCTGGCGTCGACACTTGAAGCACGGCTGTCATCAATCAAACACTCCCTGGATTTCATCGAGTGTGGGCATCGCGGCCGGCGTTACCGCGAACTCGCAATCCAACGCGCCCAGCACCCGCGCATAAGCCGCGATGCCAACCGACAAGTCGCCTCTCTCGACGGCGATAACCTTCTGGCGGGTGATGCCCGCCAAGGAGGCAAGCTTCGCCTGGGTCAGGCCGAGGTTCAGTCGACGCTGCCTGACCTGCTGGCCAAGGCGAGCTGTAATGAAGGCATGGTCCATGTCTTGTTTGCGTAACATACAAAGAGAGATGTAACGTATACGGAACAATTCAAAAGAGCAACTCATAACTCCTGCATGAACGTTGCGCGACGGCGTAGACCGACCGCAGGAGGCGCTCGGAGCCGCTGGGACCCTAGAGACAACACCTGCTTTTTGTGGCCCACGGGCTACAAAAATGGACAGGGCGGCGCACTTTGTGTCCCGCGGGCTACGCGTCAGCAACCTTCAAGAAATTGCACGACACCCTGTCTTTCGTTCTCGACCACGGGTAAGGCGGACTGTGAACGGCTGCCTAAACCTGGGAACTCGATTCAGATTCCGTCGCGCGATGCGCTACTGTCGAACTCGACGGATGACCCAAGCAAGGAGCGCATATGGGCAGGTTGGTATTGAGCAGGCGAGCCGATGAGCAGATAAGGCTGACGTTGAAGCCCGGGGCATCGATCGACGACTTTCTGGATGAGCTGGAGCAGGTCGGCATCTGGATTACCGTCGTCCAGACTGATGGAGGCCGGGCCCGCCTGGCCATCGAGGCGCCCGAGCAACTGCTGGTCCTGCGCGACGAGCTGATTCCGAGCCGCGAGTCGTTCGTGAAACTCACGGCTGGATTCGAGCGTTCCTAGATGCCTGCCAAAACCATCACCGCTGGGCTGACCATCGTCGTCTTCGGGCTGCTGGGCGGCAACGCCTGGTCCGACTCGCTGGCCTCATTCGGCCTGCGCACGAAGGATAAGAATCCCTGTCGCTTGACCGACGGCAGAGGCTTCGAGGCGCCGACCATCGTCCTGATGACAGGCGCCTACGACAAGCTGTCCAAGGATAAGGTCGCCGTGCTTAAAGTCATCGATACGGCCATCAACGCCGGCTGCGACATCGACGAGCCCGATGAGTTGGGCTTTTCGCCCTTGAACGCCGCGATCCTCTACAACGAGCCCGCTCTGGTCGAGCACTTCCTGCAGGCCGGCGCTGATCCCTACAGGAGGATCGTCAGCTCAAGGGCGAGCATCGACGGCCTGGATGCGTTCGAGTTCCTTCATTTGCTCATGAACAAGGTGCCCAACCAGGACCGTACTCCACTTCGCGCGGTTCTAGAACGGTACCAGTAGCGCGCCGCGCTGCGGGTCTGCAGAACGCTGATCGCGACCAACAAGCGTGATGGATCGCCGTGGCTGGCCGACCGGCTTAGTAGGTCGACCAGGCAATCGGCTCGATCAGATGAGGACCCTCGTTTCGCGGGTTGCCGACGTCTCGCCCCACCGGATGCCAGACGAAGGCATCGACAGCAATCGCATGGGCCTGAAGCAGTTCATCGGCGTCGCCGGGGCCGATGTCCGAAAGCCACGCACGCGCATCCAGTGCGTTGAGTACGACGGGGCGCCGGTCGTGAATGTCGAGCATTCCGCCTCGCGAGTCTGCCGTGATGATCCGGAAGCCGTCGTCTGCGCGGGGCTCGCTTGCTGCGGCAGAGAACTGACCGATCGCGGGAATGAACAGCGGTTCGTTGTCGCGCCGGCGAATGTAATAGGCTTGCTTGGTCTTCTGACCCTCTACCGAGCACCACTCATACCAGCCGTCGGCACATAGCAGCGCTCGGTTCGGCCAGACCTGCCGGAAGTACGCGCTATGCGCGACCTTCTCGCGGGTCGCATTGATGTCGCTGCGCACGGGGGCCTGCGCCCAGCTGGGCGTCCAGCCCCACCGTTCAGGGTTCCATACCAGACCCGCGCCAACACGCCTGAGCAGGTCCACACGCGAGTGCGGCGCGACGTTGTAGCGGCCAATCTCCTCGGTGGGCGCACGCCCGAACAGGGTTGCCTGGACCCCGAGCGATGCCAGGTACTTCTCGGCCGCACGATGCTGGGCCAGTCGTCCGCACATTGATCCTTCCTCCTGTCGCTTCTCGATTGACGCGTTTGGACTCGCTCAAAATATACTGTATGCATATACAGTTTTGTGATTTCTCCATGGACAGCGCCGATTCCACTCCCACTCGCTATGCGGAACTGCACTGCCTGAGCAACTTCTCGTTCCATCGCGGTGCATCCAGCGCGGCCGAGCTGTTCGAAAGGGCCCGTCAACTGAACTACGAGGCGCTTGCCATCACCGACGAGTGCAGCCTGGCCGGCATCGTGCGGGCATGGCAGGCGTCGAAGGCGACCGGCGTTCGCCTGATCGTCGGCACCGAGGTAAGGCTAGTTGATGGCGCTCGGCTGGTGCTGCTGGCTCAGGATCTGGTCGGCTATCAGCGGATCTGCGCGCTTATCACCCAGGCACGACGGCGTGCCAGGAAGGGCAGCTACGTGCTTTACCGCTCCGACTTCGACAGCGGGACCGAGGGGATGCTTGCGCTCTGGGTCCCGACCTCGGACAACGCTGACGAGCAAGGCAGGTGGCTGGAATCGAGCTTTGCCGACCGCTGTTGGATTGCGGTGGAGCTGCATCGTGAGTGCGACGATGAGCGCAAGCGGTCGGATCTCATCGCATTGGGTGAGCGGCTTGGGATGCCCCTCGTGGCCTCGGGCGATGTGCACATGCATGTGAGGGGACGACGGGCGCTGCAGGACACCGTGACCGCGATCCGGCATCACTGCGCGGTTGCCGACGCCGGTGCCTATCTGTTCCAGAACGGCGAACGCCACCTTCGTACGCTGCAGGCGCTGGCCGATCTCTATCCGCCAGGGTTGCTACACGAGTCGGTCCGGATCGCAGCGCGTTGCACCTTCGACCTGGGCCAGCTGCGCTACGAGTACCCGCACGAGGTCGTACCCCCAGGACGATCGGCCTCCGAATGGCTGAGGCAACTAACGTTCGAAGGGGCCAACTGGCGCTGGCCGGACGGGATCCCGGACA
Protein-coding regions in this window:
- a CDS encoding helix-turn-helix transcriptional regulator, which gives rise to MDHAFITARLGQQVRQRRLNLGLTQAKLASLAGITRQKVIAVERGDLSVGIAAYARVLGALDCEFAVTPAAMPTLDEIQGVFD
- a CDS encoding carbon storage regulator, whose translation is MGRLVLSRRADEQIRLTLKPGASIDDFLDELEQVGIWITVVQTDGGRARLAIEAPEQLLVLRDELIPSRESFVKLTAGFERS
- a CDS encoding replication initiator protein A is translated as MSGRSEPPAQERPLAPFRALPGDMAPRDAQDLMAHPFFSLGKSRRTVPIDFRSGSVTVRVEGTHEHGIATIWDADILIWAASQIVEARDAGIATSRLIRATPYEILRFIGRGTSRRDYLRLKAALDRLQTTSVATSIRETSGRRLHRFSWINEWKELANADGKPLGIELILPDWFYAGVLDRALVLTIDRAYFRLTGGIERWLYRLVRKHGGHQPEGWQFDFRHLHRKSGSAARYSDFALDLRALVARQSLPGYQLDIVRMDPSTELLAFRPVP
- a CDS encoding helix-turn-helix transcriptional regulator; amino-acid sequence: MSLQPHHAAPSSTDHDRQTLPGQPVAPRLPRASAPDHPTYLNNAEAAVFLRLSPRTLEKQRVIGGGPRFRKFGRRVMYALADLQAWADVRSFETTFDPEYLQHHCGGARHER
- a CDS encoding DUF47 family protein, with the protein product MPEKALCGLVARSPFKQLRCQFEQVHGAVQLLLPLLRSALDEDWQRVQLIEQQVRELSQESERVSRDVCLHLPSTLFMPIPRSDVLDLLRAQNSLAHGASEFARLVALGRMRFHPAMQDEIRIHLLRAVDTVAHVMAVVEKLDELLESRFRGHEAVLVQAMINELINIEYSSRQRRDEATIKLLGMKDQLPAAELITLDKLIEYIADMAAQAKQVGLRLEQLLAN
- a CDS encoding histone-like nucleoid-structuring protein, MvaT/MvaU family — its product is MSKIAEYKRLEAQLAEQLAALDKLKTDGQLKREMEFEDKLKALINEYGFNARTVLDILDPASAGDVAPAGRRRAREIKRYTNPHTGEVVKTKGGNHRVLSAWKKQYGAEAVKSWVA
- a CDS encoding SOS response-associated peptidase family protein, whose amino-acid sequence is MCGRLAQHRAAEKYLASLGVQATLFGRAPTEEIGRYNVAPHSRVDLLRRVGAGLVWNPERWGWTPSWAQAPVRSDINATREKVAHSAYFRQVWPNRALLCADGWYEWCSVEGQKTKQAYYIRRRDNEPLFIPAIGQFSAAASEPRADDGFRIITADSRGGMLDIHDRRPVVLNALDARAWLSDIGPGDADELLQAHAIAVDAFVWHPVGRDVGNPRNEGPHLIEPIAWSTY
- a CDS encoding antirestriction protein ArdA, which translates into the protein MSKPIRIYLADLAAYNAGHLHGVWVEATQPLHEIQKQIESMLRASPVPGAEEYAIHDHEGFDGYRPGEYESLQAIHEIACLIEAHPELAGALLAYFGEVEPARVAIEENYCGCYTSLADYAQDVTEQTTDIPEHLAPYIDYQAIARDMEYGGDVFTIETGFEQVHVFHAN